From Granulicella sp. WH15, the proteins below share one genomic window:
- a CDS encoding sigma-54 dependent transcriptional regulator: MNHVLIVDDETEIRESLQSILEEEGYAVTCAGTAAEALTLLRDAAYDVVLLDIWLPDRDGLDTLGEIRQLDASNVPEVVIISGHGTIEAAVRATKLGAYDFLEKPLSLARTLIVLKNAIETRRMREDNKEFARQLAARGTVTGDSVPMKALRQQIKLMAPTNGRVLIYGESGTGKELIGRAMHAESLRKERVFVELNCAAIPEDYIESELFGYRNSAVAGGPSEKRGTFERADGGTLFLDEVGDMSLKTQAKVLRALDEQRFLPVGASHPVHVDVRVIAATNKDLEEEIARGNFREDLFYRLNVIPFFVPPLRDRKEDIPLLVKEFLVEFGSQYGRPRVEMAADALDALKQYHWPGNVRELRNLIERVIILNPKVNRIERKHLPMLVYRDAGKPAARGEEFATLLQAREAYERDYILKKLDECHGNVSRAAESLGLERSHLYRKMKALGVAVREQ, from the coding sequence TTGAACCACGTACTCATCGTCGACGACGAGACCGAGATTCGCGAATCGCTGCAATCCATCCTTGAGGAGGAAGGCTACGCCGTCACCTGCGCGGGCACCGCCGCCGAGGCCCTGACACTGCTCCGCGACGCTGCTTACGACGTCGTCCTGCTCGACATATGGCTGCCCGATCGCGACGGGCTCGACACGCTCGGCGAGATACGGCAGCTCGACGCCTCCAACGTACCCGAAGTCGTCATCATCTCGGGCCACGGCACGATTGAAGCCGCCGTGCGTGCGACCAAACTCGGCGCTTACGACTTTCTCGAGAAGCCGCTCTCGCTGGCGCGCACGCTCATCGTGCTCAAGAACGCCATCGAGACCCGGCGTATGCGCGAGGACAACAAGGAGTTCGCGCGGCAGCTCGCGGCCAGGGGCACCGTCACCGGCGACTCCGTGCCCATGAAGGCGCTGCGCCAGCAGATCAAGCTAATGGCCCCCACCAACGGCCGCGTGCTCATCTACGGCGAGAGCGGCACCGGTAAGGAGCTGATCGGCCGCGCCATGCACGCCGAGAGCCTGCGTAAAGAGCGCGTCTTCGTCGAGCTGAACTGCGCCGCCATCCCCGAGGACTACATCGAGAGCGAATTGTTCGGCTACAGGAACAGTGCCGTTGCAGGTGGCCCTTCAGAGAAACGTGGTACCTTCGAACGCGCCGACGGAGGTACGCTCTTTCTCGATGAGGTAGGCGACATGAGCCTGAAGACCCAGGCCAAAGTGCTGCGCGCGCTCGATGAACAACGCTTTCTGCCCGTGGGCGCATCGCATCCGGTCCACGTCGATGTGCGCGTCATCGCCGCCACCAACAAGGATCTCGAAGAGGAGATCGCACGCGGCAACTTCCGCGAAGACCTTTTCTATCGCCTCAACGTCATCCCCTTCTTCGTGCCTCCGCTGCGCGACCGCAAGGAAGATATTCCGCTGCTGGTCAAGGAGTTTCTCGTAGAATTCGGCAGCCAGTATGGGCGTCCGCGTGTCGAGATGGCCGCCGATGCGCTGGACGCGCTGAAGCAGTACCACTGGCCCGGCAATGTGCGCGAGCTGCGCAACCTCATCGAGCGCGTCATCATCCTGAACCCCAAGGTCAACCGCATCGAACGCAAGCATCTGCCCATGCTCGTCTACCGCGATGCGGGCAAGCCCGCCGCGCGCGGAGAGGAGTTCGCTACTCTGCTGCAAGCTCGTGAAGCCTACGAGCGCGACTACATCCTGAAGAAACTGGACGAGTGTCATGGCAACGTAAGCCGCGCCGCCGAGAGCCTCGGCCTCGAACGCAGCCACCTCTACCGCAAGATGAAAGCGCTCGGGGTTGCCGTCCGCGAGCAGTAA
- a CDS encoding amidohydrolase, translating into MRKVVSVALPFLFAAATLAQSSQSNQTASSLAEIYKNLHAHPELSHFEEHTSAFVADELRKAGYTVTDHIGVYPDGSKAYGVVGILKNGPGPTLLIRSDMDALPIIEETGAPYASRVLTKNAVGQQVGVMHACGHDVHMTVFVGTARALAASKANWHGTLMMVGQPSEETGDGSTAMLADHFYERFGVPDMVIGLHDTNEHAAGTVGITSGPAMSGMTSVDVTIHGIGGHGAKPQMGRDPVVLAALFILDLQTIVSREQDPRDPTVVTVGDIHGGTKRNIIPNDVKLELTTRYFNDKARQTTLDGIRQMAIGIATTAGLPPEKFPTVTVLEGDRAPFTVNDPALVTRVRGTLVKTLGQANVFDDKPTMVSEDVSNFATKAPGGRQIPLAFFWLGAMPVDKFAAAAAAGQEMPGLHTSRFQPDPEPTVTTGVKAMTSVALSLLQ; encoded by the coding sequence ATGCGAAAAGTTGTCTCCGTTGCTCTGCCCTTTCTCTTTGCCGCAGCCACGCTTGCCCAAAGCAGCCAGAGTAACCAGACCGCTTCCTCGCTGGCCGAGATTTACAAGAACCTGCACGCGCACCCTGAGCTATCGCACTTTGAAGAGCACACCTCCGCCTTCGTCGCCGACGAGTTGCGTAAGGCTGGCTACACCGTCACCGACCATATCGGCGTCTATCCCGATGGTTCGAAGGCCTATGGCGTCGTCGGCATCCTGAAGAACGGCCCCGGCCCCACGCTGCTCATCCGTAGCGACATGGACGCGCTGCCCATTATCGAAGAGACCGGCGCACCCTACGCCAGCCGTGTGCTGACCAAGAACGCGGTCGGTCAGCAGGTCGGCGTAATGCATGCATGCGGGCACGACGTTCACATGACGGTCTTCGTCGGCACCGCCCGCGCGCTGGCTGCCAGCAAGGCCAACTGGCACGGCACGCTGATGATGGTCGGCCAGCCCTCCGAGGAGACCGGCGACGGCTCCACCGCCATGCTTGCCGACCACTTCTACGAGCGCTTCGGCGTGCCCGATATGGTCATCGGCCTGCACGACACTAACGAGCACGCGGCGGGCACCGTCGGCATCACCAGCGGCCCGGCCATGTCCGGCATGACCTCGGTCGACGTCACCATCCACGGCATCGGCGGCCACGGAGCCAAGCCGCAGATGGGCCGCGATCCCGTCGTCCTCGCCGCGCTCTTCATCCTCGACCTCCAGACCATCGTGAGCCGCGAGCAGGACCCGCGCGACCCCACCGTGGTCACCGTCGGCGACATCCACGGCGGCACCAAGCGCAACATCATCCCCAACGATGTGAAGCTCGAGCTGACAACGCGCTACTTCAACGACAAGGCCCGTCAGACCACGCTCGACGGCATCCGCCAGATGGCCATCGGCATCGCCACCACTGCCGGCCTGCCGCCGGAGAAGTTCCCCACCGTCACCGTGCTCGAAGGCGACCGTGCGCCGTTTACGGTCAACGATCCGGCGCTCGTCACCCGCGTACGCGGCACGCTCGTCAAGACGCTCGGCCAGGCCAATGTCTTCGACGACAAGCCCACGATGGTCAGCGAAGACGTCAGCAACTTCGCCACCAAGGCTCCGGGTGGACGCCAGATTCCTCTGGCCTTCTTCTGGCTGGGCGCGATGCCCGTGGATAAGTTTGCTGCGGCCGCGGCGGCTGGGCAGGAGATGCCCGGCCTTCACACCAGCCGCTTCCAGCCCGATCCTGAGCCGACCGTGACCACCGGTGTCAAGGCCATGACCTCAGTGGCGCTCTCACTGCTGCAATAA